A genomic region of Streptosporangium lutulentum contains the following coding sequences:
- a CDS encoding citrate synthase 2, with protein sequence MSDFKPGLEGVVAFETEIAEPDKEGGALRYRGVDIEELVGRVSYGHVWGLLVDNKFQPGLPPAEPYPIPVHSGDIRVDVQSALAMLAPAYGFRQLLDIDEDQARDDLARASVTALSFVAQSARGLGLPMVSQSQVDKAESIVERFMVRWRGEPDPKHVKAIDAYWTSAAEHGMNASTFTARVIASTGADVAAAMSGAVGAMSGPLHGGAPARVLHMIEGVEQMGDAKRYVQTELDKGQRLMGFGHRVYRAEDPRARVLRRTAKELNAPRYEVAAALEQAALEELHARKPDRVLATNVEYWAAVILDFAEVPPHMFTSMFTCARTAGWAAHILEQKRTGRLVRPSADYVGPPQRSVNEVPGASEVVDAL encoded by the coding sequence ATGTCCGACTTCAAACCCGGGCTCGAAGGCGTAGTAGCTTTCGAGACGGAGATCGCAGAACCGGACAAAGAAGGGGGCGCCCTGCGGTATCGGGGTGTCGACATCGAAGAGCTGGTCGGCCGTGTCTCCTACGGACACGTGTGGGGCCTGCTCGTCGACAACAAGTTCCAGCCGGGTCTCCCCCCGGCCGAGCCTTACCCCATTCCTGTCCACTCCGGTGACATCCGCGTCGACGTGCAGAGCGCACTGGCCATGCTGGCCCCCGCGTACGGCTTCCGCCAGCTGCTCGACATCGACGAGGACCAGGCCCGCGACGACCTCGCGCGCGCCAGCGTCACCGCACTCAGCTTCGTCGCCCAGTCGGCGCGCGGCCTCGGCCTGCCGATGGTCTCGCAGAGCCAGGTCGACAAGGCCGAAAGCATCGTCGAGCGGTTCATGGTCCGCTGGCGGGGCGAGCCCGACCCCAAGCACGTCAAGGCCATCGACGCCTACTGGACCTCCGCGGCCGAGCACGGCATGAACGCCTCCACGTTCACCGCCCGGGTCATCGCCTCCACCGGCGCCGACGTCGCCGCGGCGATGAGCGGTGCGGTCGGCGCCATGTCCGGACCGCTGCACGGTGGTGCCCCCGCCCGCGTGCTGCACATGATCGAAGGCGTCGAGCAGATGGGCGACGCCAAGCGGTACGTCCAGACGGAGCTCGACAAGGGCCAGCGCCTCATGGGCTTCGGCCACCGCGTCTACCGTGCCGAAGACCCCCGGGCACGGGTGCTCCGCCGTACCGCCAAGGAGCTCAACGCCCCCCGTTACGAGGTCGCCGCGGCACTGGAGCAGGCCGCACTGGAGGAGTTGCACGCCCGCAAGCCCGACCGGGTGCTCGCCACCAACGTCGAGTACTGGGCCGCGGTCATCCTGGACTTCGCCGAAGTTCCCCCTCACATGTTCACTTCGATGTTCACCTGCGCTCGCACCGCGGGCTGGGCGGCCCACATTCTTGAGCAGAAGCGCACGGGCAGGCTCGTCCGCCCCAGCGCAGACTACGTGGGCCCGCCGCA
- a CDS encoding MFS transporter gives MGFGDFVRRQGVDTRPLGIAAYRRLWAGQGVSFIGFQLTSVAVSAQIYDITKSSFWVGMLGPANLIPLIIFGLWGGAIADAVDRRRLLLVGALIAWSATLALLLQAALGMTNIGLLMATVAVHATGFAITGPTRGAIIPRLIPVDLVPAANTLNYLVSGVGSALGPLIAGVVLAQGGFTFAYLIDAVLFGAGFYAAVRLPQLKPIGEVTRPGLRSVVDGLRYVSGHPIVMMSFVVDIIAMAFALPRALFPEVVAERFGGSLIAFGWLSASMAIGSVIGGLMSGWVGRVQRQGMALTYVIALWGLTVAAAGLVGQLWLMVALLAFGGAADLVSSVWRQTILQTHAPDDMRGRMQGVFMVVVAGGPRLGDLRAGGTASWFGATGAWVGGGIACAIVVIAVGMSVPAFRKYRPAVRSL, from the coding sequence GTGGGGTTCGGGGACTTCGTCCGGAGGCAGGGAGTGGACACCCGTCCGCTCGGCATCGCGGCCTACCGGCGGCTCTGGGCCGGCCAGGGTGTGTCGTTCATCGGCTTCCAGCTCACCTCGGTGGCGGTCAGCGCGCAGATCTACGACATCACCAAATCGTCCTTCTGGGTCGGCATGCTCGGCCCGGCCAACCTGATCCCTCTGATCATCTTCGGGCTCTGGGGCGGCGCGATCGCCGACGCGGTCGACCGGCGGAGGCTGCTTCTCGTCGGGGCGCTGATCGCCTGGAGCGCGACACTCGCGCTCCTGCTCCAGGCGGCCCTCGGCATGACGAACATCGGCCTGCTCATGGCGACCGTCGCCGTGCACGCCACCGGATTCGCCATCACCGGGCCGACCCGGGGCGCCATCATCCCCAGGCTGATCCCCGTCGATCTCGTACCGGCGGCCAACACTCTCAACTACCTGGTGAGCGGGGTCGGCAGCGCGCTCGGCCCGCTGATCGCCGGGGTCGTGCTCGCCCAGGGCGGTTTCACCTTCGCCTACCTGATCGACGCTGTGCTGTTCGGCGCGGGTTTCTACGCCGCGGTACGGCTGCCGCAGCTCAAGCCGATCGGCGAGGTGACCCGTCCCGGCCTGCGGTCGGTCGTGGACGGCCTGCGCTACGTCTCCGGGCACCCGATCGTGATGATGTCGTTCGTCGTGGACATCATCGCCATGGCGTTCGCGCTGCCCAGGGCGCTGTTCCCGGAGGTCGTGGCCGAGCGGTTCGGCGGTTCGCTGATCGCGTTCGGCTGGCTGTCGGCGAGCATGGCCATCGGTTCGGTGATCGGCGGCCTGATGTCGGGCTGGGTGGGCCGGGTCCAGCGCCAGGGCATGGCGCTCACGTATGTGATCGCCCTCTGGGGGCTGACCGTCGCCGCCGCCGGACTCGTGGGGCAGCTGTGGCTGATGGTGGCGCTGCTCGCGTTCGGCGGAGCGGCCGACCTGGTCTCCTCGGTGTGGCGGCAGACGATCCTGCAGACCCACGCGCCCGACGACATGCGAGGACGGATGCAGGGCGTGTTCATGGTTGTGGTCGCCGGAGGCCCCCGGCTGGGGGACCTGAGGGCGGGGGGAACGGCGTCCTGGTTCGGGGCCACGGGGGCGTGGGTGGGCGGCGGGATCGCGTGCGCGATCGTGGTGATCGCCGTCGGGATGAGCGTGCCGGCCTTCAGAAAATATCGTCCCGCGGTGCGGAGCCTTTGA
- a CDS encoding ATP-binding SpoIIE family protein phosphatase — MKRWGDLSQDAADHLTAGSVLDHAEMAVVVTDRFSNLLYWNPFAEKLFGRPGTSGPRDHSLSLGIMEKDHPLAVELSKHVLKGGVWEGTFDVRRGDGTIIYVRAQAVPLRHPSGSVTGIVITAREAMRSNEREKDRFGLLERIGERLAGSLYVEETLKRVAEMLVPQFADHCFIELMENGRLFRKVSTHVLGWSPPPDTWAPLGAEIFYPTGHYADIALRRQETILVEDFSQTNYPSPGEPQTRLSAEIGLTSAIVAPLCVRGETLGLLYLGLSNLTDRRSPHYDAFDRDFVGAIATRVALAVDNALLFEEERHTAESFQKYLLPRALPQLDGLEIAVRYFPAAPLASHGQGIQTQVGGDWYDVIPLSAGRVGIVIGDVEGRGAKAAAVMGQLRAALRAFAQDDKPPAEILARLDEWTRIIATPEQDESGADISIPPIVTCQYLVYDAWSRQLSFANAGHAPPLLLIKGVCTELDIKEVGQPLGVRAKGLHADLVYKEETRTLPPGAALLLYTDGLVDRRPVRDADGRNPNDEETLALLCGKLVEITDAAADGITVEGIADAATGAVPGEIDDDMAILVVRSASDDLQVEERTFPAQPIMVGEARRMAAEAFTDWDVPEERAELACLLVSEVVTNVVLHAATASIPRRELSMDGPPLPFEESWDVPGFDDEIANEKEFTLRIRRGGESVWVEVFDQDLRLPRIRSAGENDEGGRGLYLVDQLAKRWGSRPTKEGKAVWFEIPTKSR; from the coding sequence ATGAAGCGGTGGGGGGATCTTTCCCAGGACGCCGCCGATCACCTTACGGCTGGTTCCGTCCTGGATCATGCCGAAATGGCGGTGGTTGTCACCGACAGGTTCAGCAATCTGCTCTATTGGAATCCGTTCGCGGAGAAGCTGTTCGGCCGCCCCGGAACCTCGGGACCCCGCGACCACTCGCTCTCCCTGGGCATCATGGAGAAGGACCATCCGCTCGCGGTCGAGCTCTCCAAGCACGTGCTCAAGGGCGGCGTCTGGGAGGGCACGTTCGACGTCAGGCGCGGAGACGGGACGATCATCTACGTCCGCGCCCAGGCCGTGCCGCTGCGCCACCCCTCCGGGTCGGTGACGGGCATCGTCATCACCGCCCGCGAGGCGATGCGCAGCAACGAGCGGGAGAAGGACCGATTCGGTCTGCTGGAGCGGATCGGCGAGCGCCTCGCCGGCTCCCTCTACGTCGAGGAGACGCTCAAGCGCGTCGCCGAGATGCTCGTCCCGCAGTTCGCCGACCACTGCTTCATCGAGCTGATGGAGAACGGACGGCTGTTCCGCAAGGTCTCCACCCACGTCCTGGGCTGGAGCCCGCCGCCCGACACCTGGGCGCCGCTCGGCGCGGAGATCTTCTACCCGACGGGTCACTACGCGGACATCGCGCTGCGCCGCCAGGAGACGATCCTCGTCGAGGACTTCTCCCAGACGAACTATCCCAGCCCCGGCGAACCCCAGACCCGGCTCTCCGCCGAGATCGGGCTGACCTCGGCCATCGTGGCGCCGCTGTGCGTGCGCGGCGAGACCCTCGGGCTGCTGTACCTGGGACTGTCGAACCTGACCGACCGGCGCAGCCCGCACTACGACGCCTTCGACCGCGACTTCGTCGGAGCCATCGCCACCCGGGTGGCGCTGGCGGTGGACAACGCGCTGCTGTTCGAGGAGGAGCGGCACACCGCGGAGTCCTTCCAGAAATACCTGCTGCCCAGGGCGCTCCCGCAGCTCGACGGGCTGGAGATCGCGGTCCGCTACTTCCCCGCCGCACCCCTGGCCAGTCACGGGCAGGGCATCCAGACCCAGGTCGGCGGCGACTGGTACGACGTCATCCCGCTGTCGGCGGGCCGGGTCGGCATCGTCATCGGCGACGTCGAGGGCCGGGGCGCCAAGGCCGCGGCCGTCATGGGGCAGCTGCGCGCCGCCCTGCGGGCCTTCGCCCAGGACGACAAGCCGCCCGCGGAGATCCTCGCCAGGCTCGACGAGTGGACGCGCATCATCGCCACCCCCGAGCAGGACGAGAGCGGCGCGGACATCAGCATCCCGCCCATCGTCACCTGCCAGTACCTCGTCTACGACGCCTGGTCGAGGCAGCTCTCGTTCGCCAACGCCGGTCACGCCCCGCCGTTGCTCCTCATCAAGGGCGTCTGCACCGAGCTCGACATCAAGGAGGTCGGCCAGCCGCTGGGCGTGCGCGCCAAGGGCCTCCACGCCGACCTGGTCTACAAGGAGGAGACCCGGACCCTTCCTCCGGGCGCCGCGCTGCTCCTCTACACCGACGGCCTCGTGGACCGGCGCCCCGTGCGTGACGCCGACGGCAGGAATCCCAACGACGAGGAGACCCTCGCGCTGCTCTGCGGCAAGCTCGTCGAGATCACCGACGCCGCGGCGGACGGCATCACGGTGGAGGGCATCGCGGACGCCGCGACGGGCGCGGTGCCCGGCGAGATCGACGACGACATGGCCATCCTGGTGGTCAGGTCCGCCTCCGACGATCTCCAGGTCGAGGAGCGCACCTTCCCCGCCCAGCCGATCATGGTCGGTGAGGCCCGCCGGATGGCGGCGGAGGCGTTCACGGACTGGGACGTCCCCGAGGAGCGCGCCGAGCTCGCCTGCCTGCTGGTCTCCGAGGTGGTCACGAACGTCGTGCTCCACGCCGCCACCGCCAGCATCCCGCGCCGGGAGCTGTCGATGGACGGCCCGCCGCTGCCGTTCGAGGAGTCGTGGGACGTCCCGGGCTTCGACGACGAGATCGCCAACGAGAAGGAGTTCACGCTCCGGATCCGCCGGGGCGGGGAATCCGTCTGGGTGGAGGTCTTCGACCAGGACCTGCGGCTTCCCCGCATCCGCAGCGCGGGGGAGAACGACGAGGGCGGACGCGGTCTCTACCTCGTCGACCAGCTCGCCAAGCGCTGGGGCTCGCGTCCGACCAAGGAGGGCAAGGCCGTCTGGTTCGAGATTCCCACCAAATCTCGCTGA
- a CDS encoding metal-dependent transcriptional regulator: MTAHGLIDTTEMYLRTIFELEEEGIVPLRARIAERLQQSGPTVSQTVARMERDGLVRVEGDRHLTMTDLGRTLATRVMRKHRLAECLLTDVIGLPWEDVHIEACRWEHVMSESVEARLVSLLNNPKEDPHGNPIPGLEELGVADCPETRWETLPSMAALAGPRDIPVVVRRISEQVQSDPAVMLKLKQVGIQPGREVMLAASDDGVRVTGDDKADNHLAELPRDVAAHVFVSTR; encoded by the coding sequence TTGACCGCACACGGTTTGATTGACACCACCGAGATGTACCTCCGGACGATTTTCGAATTGGAAGAGGAGGGCATCGTCCCCCTGCGAGCACGAATCGCCGAGCGGCTGCAGCAGAGCGGTCCGACCGTCAGCCAGACGGTCGCGCGGATGGAGCGCGACGGCCTGGTCCGGGTCGAGGGTGATCGCCACCTGACCATGACCGACCTGGGACGGACGCTCGCCACGCGCGTCATGCGCAAGCACCGCCTCGCTGAATGCCTGCTCACCGATGTGATCGGTCTTCCCTGGGAAGACGTGCACATCGAGGCGTGCCGCTGGGAGCACGTCATGTCCGAGTCCGTGGAGGCTCGGCTGGTCAGCCTGCTCAACAATCCCAAAGAGGACCCGCACGGCAACCCGATCCCCGGCCTTGAGGAGCTCGGCGTCGCGGACTGTCCCGAGACCAGGTGGGAGACCCTGCCGTCGATGGCCGCCCTGGCCGGACCCAGGGATATACCCGTTGTCGTTCGTCGAATTAGCGAACAAGTGCAAAGTGATCCGGCTGTGATGCTTAAACTCAAGCAAGTTGGGATACAACCCGGACGCGAGGTAATGCTCGCGGCGAGCGACGATGGTGTGCGGGTGACAGGTGACGACAAAGCGGACAATCATCTTGCGGAGCTTCCGCGAGACGTCGCCGCACATGTCTTCGTCTCCACACGCTGA
- the pdxH gene encoding pyridoxamine 5'-phosphate oxidase, with protein MDATSRPPSLAGLRRTYQGLPLLEADLAPDPVSQFASWFGEAVDAGLPEPNAMVVATSSAGGRPTARTVLLKGYDENGFVFYTNYESRKGRDLAENPRAGLLFPWHSIRRQVRVDGPVVRLSREESAAYFRSRPYGSRIGAWASRQSAVVHSREELDARYEELAERWPEDPPVPDFWGGFRVVPTEVEFWQGQLDRMHDRLRYRRSGDSWIIERLAP; from the coding sequence GTGGATGCCACATCGAGACCGCCCTCGCTGGCGGGACTTCGCCGCACCTATCAAGGTCTGCCCCTGCTGGAGGCGGATCTCGCGCCCGACCCCGTGTCACAGTTCGCCTCCTGGTTCGGCGAGGCCGTGGACGCCGGGCTCCCCGAGCCGAACGCGATGGTGGTCGCGACCAGCTCCGCGGGCGGGCGTCCGACGGCCCGGACCGTGTTGCTCAAGGGGTACGACGAGAACGGGTTCGTCTTCTACACCAACTACGAGTCGCGCAAGGGCCGTGATCTCGCGGAGAACCCGCGGGCCGGTCTGCTGTTCCCCTGGCACTCCATCCGGCGCCAGGTCCGGGTGGACGGGCCGGTGGTACGGCTGTCGCGCGAGGAGTCGGCCGCCTACTTCAGGTCCCGTCCGTACGGTTCGCGGATCGGGGCCTGGGCGTCGCGGCAGTCCGCGGTCGTGCACTCCAGGGAGGAGCTGGACGCCCGCTACGAGGAACTGGCGGAGCGCTGGCCGGAGGATCCGCCCGTGCCGGACTTCTGGGGCGGATTCCGGGTGGTGCCGACGGAGGTGGAGTTCTGGCAGGGGCAGCTCGACCGCATGCACGACCGTCTCCGTTACCGCCGCTCCGGGGATTCGTGGATCATCGAGCGCCTGGCCCCGTGA